One stretch of Pigmentiphaga aceris DNA includes these proteins:
- a CDS encoding gliding motility protein, with amino-acid sequence MTPTPGDIFAFYNARLNAYTAIQVTHVETDKKPAKVAVLTLDWRGKTLPSDAEIAVMQPKVFDFFFWNARFVHRWVSLPVPPGFTHVGHKPSLHDAEVNSYSGWPTGSSFYSQQQWDARPKAQRDRFKEAAATRDKTPLLTLGDVSVNLSTQRLDGERLAMAGDLSVFDALPLLTNVTTDRPIAGLFDFLRKHAFVYEAELCNHGEARVDLRGTYLTRLSLDVTGVTELFLNDDLEHLSLLGTPSSDLRIHANADGRWLTVMLIDPDVPWQGLDALGALNVRQGRDVDVAKIVTRFPALSELRIWGAPGYVRNLPSLAALSGLQTWTFYDVFGFGPEDIPASSNFPMLGMFWTHSIPADAAAAIKKAYKAATANGLDLAVRQPRKPEWLAANLDNPFRDWDGTEGITAAQAKKGAALYKTARADALKVAGEADSLAALGPIVRTYIEAFNKLDARNNFIFTEEREQICMAWQQIVDAVDEKRRELDAGPVDRTALDELMDSIRDF; translated from the coding sequence ATGACGCCCACGCCCGGAGACATCTTCGCGTTTTACAACGCTCGCCTGAACGCCTACACGGCTATTCAAGTCACCCATGTGGAGACTGACAAGAAACCTGCAAAGGTCGCGGTGCTTACCCTCGACTGGAGGGGCAAGACACTGCCAAGCGATGCTGAAATCGCGGTGATGCAGCCCAAGGTTTTTGATTTCTTTTTCTGGAACGCGCGCTTCGTTCATCGGTGGGTGTCGCTTCCCGTGCCGCCGGGCTTCACACACGTTGGGCACAAGCCTTCGTTGCACGATGCCGAAGTAAACAGCTACAGCGGCTGGCCGACAGGGTCGTCTTTCTATTCCCAACAGCAATGGGATGCCCGGCCGAAGGCGCAGCGTGATCGCTTCAAAGAGGCCGCGGCGACGCGCGACAAGACGCCTTTGCTTACCCTGGGCGATGTCTCGGTCAATCTGTCTACGCAGCGATTGGATGGGGAGCGGCTGGCTATGGCGGGGGACTTGTCGGTCTTCGACGCGCTACCCTTGTTGACCAATGTGACGACGGATCGCCCGATTGCGGGTCTGTTCGATTTCCTGCGCAAACATGCTTTTGTCTACGAGGCGGAGCTATGCAATCACGGGGAAGCTCGGGTGGATTTGCGTGGCACGTATCTGACGCGCTTGAGCCTTGATGTTACGGGCGTGACCGAGCTGTTCCTGAATGACGATCTGGAACATCTGTCTTTGCTGGGCACCCCAAGCAGCGACTTGCGGATTCATGCAAATGCGGACGGCCGTTGGTTGACCGTGATGTTGATCGATCCCGATGTGCCTTGGCAGGGGCTGGATGCTCTGGGTGCCTTGAACGTGCGACAGGGACGCGATGTAGATGTGGCGAAGATCGTGACGCGCTTCCCTGCTTTGTCGGAACTGCGTATCTGGGGTGCGCCAGGGTATGTGCGCAACTTGCCTTCGCTGGCTGCCTTGTCAGGCTTGCAGACCTGGACGTTCTACGATGTGTTCGGCTTCGGGCCCGAGGATATTCCGGCATCGTCGAATTTCCCGATGCTGGGGATGTTCTGGACGCACAGTATTCCCGCCGATGCGGCGGCAGCCATCAAGAAGGCCTATAAGGCGGCGACGGCCAATGGTCTTGACCTGGCAGTGCGTCAGCCGCGCAAGCCGGAATGGCTGGCGGCCAATCTGGATAATCCGTTCCGCGATTGGGATGGCACGGAAGGCATTACGGCAGCCCAGGCAAAGAAGGGGGCAGCGCTGTACAAGACGGCGCGTGCAGATGCGTTGAAGGTGGCGGGTGAAGCGGATTCGCTGGCGGCGCTTGGCCCGATTGTGCGGACCTATATCGAGGCGTTCAACAAGCTTGATGCCCGCAACAATTTCATCTTCACTGAAGAGCGTGAACAGATCTGCATGGCCTGGCAGCAGATTGTGGATGCGGTTGACGAGAAGCGGCGTGAGCTTGATGCCGGGCCGGTGGACCGCACTGCGTTGGACGAGCTGATGGATAGCATCAGGGACTTCTGA
- a CDS encoding helix-turn-helix transcriptional regulator: MRRVVPLPFPSDPLVQNAADFGAAIRAARTASSMTIADAALLVGVSKQTLADLETARASVGLATAINVARAFGVGVFIAAPEDREIVRRQLLSERTS; the protein is encoded by the coding sequence ATGCGCCGTGTCGTACCACTTCCGTTTCCCTCCGACCCGCTGGTGCAAAACGCTGCGGACTTCGGCGCAGCCATACGCGCAGCTCGAACCGCCAGCAGCATGACCATCGCCGATGCGGCGCTGCTTGTAGGCGTCTCTAAACAAACCCTTGCCGACTTGGAGACAGCTCGTGCGTCGGTAGGCTTGGCCACCGCGATCAATGTTGCGCGCGCTTTTGGCGTGGGGGTCTTCATTGCCGCACCCGAGGATCGAGAAATCGTTCGCCGACAACTGCTGAGCGAGCGCACGTCATGA
- a CDS encoding DUF2946 family protein yields MLADRILRMSPIRAWLRTPRPAYAVRQYLLGLALLAFVLRALMPMGFMPGMDAHHGNQVVLMLCNPAGVETAFVLDIGDSHAQADAASTQDDQGMSMQNCPFCMATSQAMLPTADIVLHVASLATSDVPVAVYVGPSPITAQGPPLGSRAPPAHLG; encoded by the coding sequence GTGCTTGCAGATAGAATCCTGCGCATGTCGCCGATCCGCGCCTGGTTGCGCACACCTCGTCCTGCTTACGCTGTCCGGCAGTATCTGCTTGGACTGGCGCTGCTGGCGTTCGTATTGCGGGCGCTGATGCCCATGGGCTTCATGCCTGGCATGGATGCGCATCACGGCAATCAGGTTGTGCTGATGCTGTGCAATCCCGCAGGCGTGGAAACCGCCTTTGTGCTGGACATCGGCGACAGTCATGCGCAGGCCGATGCTGCCAGTACGCAGGACGATCAGGGCATGTCCATGCAGAACTGTCCGTTCTGTATGGCCACCTCGCAAGCCATGTTGCCGACCGCCGACATCGTGCTGCACGTGGCGTCGCTTGCCACCAGCGACGTGCCGGTTGCTGTCTATGTCGGCCCGTCGCCAATCACTGCGCAAGGCCCGCCGCTGGGCTCACGCGCGCCGCCTGCCCACCTCGGTTGA
- a CDS encoding DEAD/DEAH box helicase has protein sequence MTSTPASSFDSLGLSAALLRAIAENAYATPTPIQIAAIPAILAGRDVQGAAQTGAGKTAAYCLPLLQRLAADDAPASKRRPVRALVLVPTRELAVQVQDTIARFVAHLSVSIKSIAVFGGVSINPQMMALRGGADLVVATPGRLLDLIDHNALSLEQVRTLVLDEADRMLDQGFADELADVLGLLPARRQNLCFSATFPASMQKLVAQLMHDPVVIDIPASELATPDIDQRAIQVDAERRTMLLRHLIATEKWSRVLVFVATKHGCDHVATKLRRADISAEPFHGELSQGKRTQVLADFKAGRVKVVIATDVAARGVDIAELPVVLNYDLPRSPVEYVHRIGRTGRAGKRGMAVTFVSADTEAHLRVIEKRQGMRLGREQVAGFEPEDVLTPQQDKAASDAATGGIKGKRPSKKDKLRAAAAAAAESGDA, from the coding sequence ATGACTTCCACACCTGCCTCTTCGTTCGACTCCCTTGGCTTGTCCGCGGCGCTGCTGCGCGCGATTGCCGAAAACGCCTACGCCACGCCCACGCCGATTCAGATCGCGGCGATTCCCGCCATCCTGGCCGGTCGTGACGTGCAAGGTGCTGCGCAAACCGGCGCAGGCAAAACCGCCGCCTACTGTCTGCCCTTGCTGCAACGGCTGGCGGCTGATGACGCACCCGCGTCCAAGCGCCGACCCGTGCGTGCGCTGGTGTTGGTGCCCACGCGAGAACTGGCAGTTCAGGTGCAGGACACCATTGCCCGCTTCGTTGCGCACCTGTCTGTATCGATCAAATCGATTGCGGTATTCGGTGGCGTGTCGATCAACCCGCAGATGATGGCGCTGCGCGGCGGTGCCGACCTGGTGGTTGCCACGCCGGGCCGCCTGCTTGACCTGATCGACCACAACGCCTTGTCCTTGGAGCAAGTGCGCACGCTGGTGCTGGACGAAGCCGACCGCATGCTGGATCAAGGCTTTGCCGACGAACTGGCAGACGTGCTTGGCCTGTTGCCGGCACGACGTCAGAACCTGTGCTTCTCGGCCACCTTCCCGGCCAGCATGCAGAAGCTGGTCGCGCAGCTGATGCACGACCCGGTCGTCATCGACATTCCGGCGTCCGAGCTGGCCACGCCCGATATCGACCAACGCGCCATCCAGGTCGATGCCGAGCGCCGCACCATGTTGCTGCGCCATTTGATCGCCACAGAAAAATGGTCACGTGTGCTGGTCTTCGTGGCCACCAAACATGGCTGTGACCACGTGGCTACCAAACTGCGCCGCGCCGACATCTCGGCCGAACCCTTCCACGGCGAACTCAGCCAAGGCAAGCGCACCCAGGTACTGGCCGACTTCAAGGCCGGACGCGTGAAAGTCGTCATCGCCACCGATGTGGCCGCGCGCGGCGTGGACATCGCAGAACTGCCGGTCGTCCTGAATTACGACCTGCCGCGTTCTCCCGTGGAATACGTCCACCGCATCGGCCGCACTGGCCGAGCAGGCAAACGCGGCATGGCCGTGACCTTTGTCAGCGCCGATACCGAAGCCCACTTGCGGGTCATCGAAAAACGCCAGGGCATGCGCCTGGGACGCGAACAAGTAGCAGGCTTCGAGCCCGAAGACGTGCTTACCCCGCAGCAGGACAAGGCTGCTTCTGACGCCGCCACCGGCGGTATCAAAGGCAAGCGGCCCAGCAAGAAAGACAAGCTGCGAGCGGCAGCAGCAGCGGCTGCCGAATCAGGCGACGCTTGA
- a CDS encoding HipA domain-containing protein: MTRLAIWLDDAPIGWVGHDPALNLFSFDYAGTWTAAKHAFAISPRLPLKKEPEQSPEKHSAEVRQFFENLLPEGEALDHAAQAYGISKANLVGLMFALGKETAGALRVLMEAGTAEDAADSPPVRAAVSDANQLRRVTQEELSERIRRRAERPFSVWDGKVRLSIAGYQDKIAIYERDSEWFLVEGPRLASTVIVKPVPARPALASLPYNEYFCMQLAQRVGVKAANTRVATVPEPVLLVSRFDRLERADRVERLHLIDGCQALGLPVSMKYERPYGDGVDVRNIRDGVTYAKLFDLIARFSMQPAIDKLALLQWVIFQVLIGNTDAHGKNLSFFVNAAGLTLAPAYDMVCVPALDDAQLGNTYAMAIGDAFTADALSAFEWASFAKDNGLSGALVGRQIKLLADLVLKALPGVGGDPVVPDAVKHRITEVVQENCARQLAMADMVAQVRAEDL, encoded by the coding sequence ATGACGCGTCTCGCGATATGGCTTGATGACGCCCCGATCGGATGGGTAGGTCATGATCCCGCGTTGAACCTGTTCTCGTTCGACTATGCCGGTACGTGGACAGCTGCAAAGCACGCCTTTGCGATAAGCCCACGTCTTCCGCTGAAAAAGGAGCCCGAGCAAAGCCCTGAAAAACACAGCGCCGAGGTACGCCAGTTTTTCGAAAATCTACTGCCCGAAGGAGAGGCACTTGATCACGCGGCGCAGGCTTACGGGATATCCAAGGCAAATCTGGTTGGTTTGATGTTTGCCTTGGGCAAAGAGACGGCTGGCGCGCTGCGTGTCTTGATGGAAGCCGGCACTGCGGAGGACGCAGCCGACAGCCCGCCTGTCCGGGCTGCTGTATCCGACGCGAATCAACTTCGCCGCGTTACCCAGGAAGAGCTGTCAGAACGAATTCGTCGGCGTGCGGAACGCCCTTTTTCCGTCTGGGATGGCAAAGTCCGGCTATCGATAGCGGGCTATCAAGACAAGATTGCCATTTACGAGCGCGACAGCGAGTGGTTCCTGGTAGAAGGGCCCAGGCTTGCATCGACCGTGATCGTCAAACCCGTGCCAGCGCGGCCGGCGCTCGCCAGCCTGCCGTACAACGAATACTTCTGCATGCAGCTTGCCCAACGCGTGGGTGTGAAGGCCGCCAATACGCGCGTCGCTACCGTACCCGAGCCGGTACTGTTGGTAAGTCGTTTCGATCGACTTGAGCGCGCAGACCGGGTGGAACGCTTGCATCTTATCGACGGGTGTCAGGCCTTGGGGCTTCCCGTGTCGATGAAATATGAGCGTCCTTATGGTGATGGCGTTGATGTGCGCAACATTCGTGACGGCGTGACTTATGCAAAGTTGTTCGACCTGATTGCACGCTTCAGCATGCAACCCGCCATCGACAAACTGGCCTTGCTTCAATGGGTCATTTTCCAGGTACTGATCGGCAACACCGATGCGCACGGAAAAAACCTGTCTTTCTTTGTGAATGCCGCAGGACTTACGCTTGCCCCCGCCTACGACATGGTGTGCGTGCCTGCGCTTGATGATGCGCAGCTAGGTAACACCTACGCAATGGCGATTGGCGACGCATTTACCGCCGACGCGCTGAGCGCATTCGAATGGGCCAGCTTTGCGAAAGACAACGGCTTGTCAGGCGCGCTGGTGGGGCGGCAGATCAAGCTGCTTGCTGATCTTGTGCTGAAGGCATTGCCGGGTGTTGGCGGCGACCCAGTCGTACCTGATGCGGTGAAGCATCGGATAACTGAAGTAGTTCAAGAAAACTGCGCGCGGCAACTGGCCATGGCTGACATGGTTGCGCAGGTTCGGGCAGAAGACTTGTAG
- a CDS encoding TonB-dependent receptor — protein MSGISHDAAIAARRAALGCALFPVVLLAVSPLHAQTTASQLPQIDVVDTSPVVNGRLDLDTPSDTGSRLGLTPRETPATVTVVNRATIDARGAQNTQDILRSIPGVTAHDAPGSVGVFYRGFSSNSISQLFNGVNVQYSIAARPVDSWIYDRVEAIGGPSSFLFGSGAVGGSINYITKVAERQNFGEAQVRLGSYGLKETSFGINRRIAGDGSGAGDHYARLDVNHRDADSWTDGTGRRSTQVAASLLSDLGSGLSHTLAYEFQDEDVDRPYWGTPTLNPAVGRMRIDEGIRDKNYNSADGVYQQRVQWLRSVTDWKASSALSFKNTLYVYDALRDYRNVETYRYNASNTAVIRSAALLQRHDQHLIGNRVEGLYRGTLGGLKSDWSFGVDYSVNKQTRFPNSLPAVVSTVNPYNFGTENFFDVPGMRPGFVPDRNNKITTAAAYLENRTALLPSLNLITALRHERIDLDLTNRRAVTAASPASYSRSYSPTTGRIGLVWDATQNASVYAQYATAADPPSGVLSTASFADVMNNSELTTGRQAEVGAKLDFWENKGTATLSAYRITRKNIATQDPNNSALTALVGEQSAQGVELAVGLQPAPRWSVQGNLTYVDAQYETFQQAGVSLAGKRPTNTPAVVGNLWLSYAFTPAWQATLGLRHVGKAYADGANTQYWPSYTLVDVGLGWRIDRSMTLTARIRNLTDKVYAANVVSGMAYLGAPRTADLTLRVAF, from the coding sequence ATGTCTGGAATTTCCCACGACGCTGCCATTGCGGCGCGTCGCGCGGCGCTTGGCTGCGCGCTTTTCCCTGTTGTTCTGCTTGCTGTTTCCCCCCTTCATGCCCAGACCACTGCGTCGCAACTGCCGCAGATCGACGTCGTTGACACCAGCCCCGTCGTCAACGGACGGCTCGATCTGGACACCCCTTCCGATACCGGCAGCCGCCTGGGTCTGACGCCGCGCGAAACCCCTGCCACCGTCACGGTGGTCAACCGCGCCACCATCGACGCCCGCGGTGCGCAGAACACCCAGGACATCTTGCGCAGCATCCCTGGCGTGACTGCCCACGATGCCCCGGGGTCGGTCGGCGTGTTCTACCGAGGCTTTTCCAGCAACTCGATCAGTCAGTTGTTCAACGGCGTGAACGTGCAGTATTCGATTGCCGCGCGCCCGGTGGACAGCTGGATCTACGACCGCGTGGAAGCCATCGGTGGACCGTCCAGTTTCCTGTTCGGATCGGGTGCGGTGGGTGGTTCGATCAACTACATCACCAAGGTCGCCGAGCGGCAGAACTTTGGTGAAGCCCAGGTGCGACTGGGCTCGTATGGTCTGAAGGAAACCTCGTTCGGCATCAATCGGCGCATCGCAGGCGATGGCAGCGGGGCAGGGGACCACTACGCCCGGCTGGACGTGAACCACCGCGACGCAGACAGCTGGACAGATGGCACCGGCAGGCGTTCGACCCAGGTGGCGGCCTCGTTGCTGTCAGACCTGGGCAGTGGGTTGTCGCACACCTTGGCCTATGAATTCCAGGACGAAGATGTTGACCGTCCTTATTGGGGCACGCCAACGCTGAACCCAGCAGTTGGTCGCATGCGGATAGACGAAGGCATTCGAGACAAGAACTACAACAGTGCCGATGGCGTCTACCAGCAGCGCGTGCAATGGCTGCGGTCCGTTACCGACTGGAAGGCGTCCAGTGCGCTGTCCTTCAAGAACACGCTGTACGTCTACGACGCCTTGCGTGACTACCGCAACGTGGAGACCTACCGCTACAACGCGTCCAATACCGCAGTCATTCGCTCAGCCGCCTTGCTGCAACGCCACGACCAACACCTGATAGGCAACAGGGTGGAAGGCCTGTATCGCGGCACGCTGGGTGGCTTGAAAAGCGACTGGTCGTTTGGGGTGGACTACAGCGTCAACAAACAGACGCGGTTCCCGAACAGCTTGCCAGCCGTGGTCAGCACCGTGAACCCGTACAACTTCGGCACCGAGAATTTCTTTGACGTGCCGGGAATGCGCCCCGGTTTCGTGCCCGACCGCAATAACAAGATCACCACGGCTGCGGCCTACCTGGAAAACCGCACGGCCTTGCTGCCCAGCCTGAACCTGATCACCGCGCTGCGTCACGAGCGCATCGATCTGGACCTGACCAACCGTCGTGCTGTGACAGCCGCCAGCCCGGCCAGCTATTCGCGTAGTTATTCACCCACCACGGGCCGCATCGGCTTGGTGTGGGACGCGACGCAGAACGCCAGTGTCTATGCCCAGTACGCCACGGCAGCAGATCCCCCGTCGGGCGTCTTGTCCACCGCGAGTTTTGCTGATGTGATGAACAACAGCGAACTGACCACCGGCCGCCAGGCGGAAGTCGGTGCCAAGCTCGACTTCTGGGAAAACAAGGGCACGGCGACGCTCTCGGCTTACCGCATCACCCGCAAGAACATTGCCACGCAAGACCCGAACAACAGCGCCTTGACCGCGCTGGTGGGCGAACAGTCCGCGCAAGGCGTTGAACTGGCCGTGGGCTTGCAACCTGCGCCACGTTGGTCGGTGCAGGGCAACCTGACCTATGTTGATGCGCAGTACGAAACCTTCCAGCAAGCCGGTGTATCGCTGGCCGGCAAACGGCCGACCAACACGCCTGCCGTCGTCGGCAATCTGTGGTTGTCGTATGCGTTCACGCCTGCATGGCAGGCCACGCTGGGTTTGCGTCACGTGGGAAAAGCGTATGCCGATGGTGCCAATACCCAATACTGGCCGTCTTACACATTGGTGGATGTCGGCCTGGGCTGGCGCATTGACCGTTCCATGACGTTGACAGCACGCATCCGCAACCTGACCGACAAGGTGTATGCGGCGAATGTGGTCAGTGGCATGGCGTATCTGGGTGCCCCGCGCACGGCCGACCTGACGCTGCGCGTCGCGTTCTAG
- a CDS encoding PepSY domain-containing protein, translating into MQRAKRWLFLIHRWLGIALGVFFAMWFVSGVVMMYVGYPKLTERERLAQLPVLRDVALSPRQALDAAGITGPLQDLRLAVASGGRAVYLAVPAAVESSRQTAPAADAASASATQSAAASAVAAAPPPRRARPAKTVVIDANTGVVLGQVTPTLALASAAAFASDGVSTTYVDTIDEDAFTHSRGLDAHRPLHRVQLDDAASTLLYISGSTGEVVRDAPRAERLWNYAGAWIHWLYPFRGGALNAYWTDIVNWLSIVGIAVILTGTIVGIMRWRFTRRYKSGSRSPYPSGMMRWHHISGLLFAAITLTWMFSGLMSMNPWRIFDAGAPALKMADMNGSPLLPSATDATPANLLLAAHGNVRELRWVQVAGQSLVLARHAGGKPVVLDAGSGQAINIDPERLKSAAAKLVAAPVARVEVLTAYDLYYYARVESAMMGGGYKPLPIWRVVFDDKVGTWVHLDPHTGAVLDRSDSHRRTSRWLFAMLHSWDWLPLLERRPIWDVLMVVLSLGGAVLSLTSVVIGWRRLGRKLKSGQTPRDEKFARGAKAGRA; encoded by the coding sequence ATGCAACGCGCAAAACGTTGGCTGTTTCTGATCCATCGGTGGCTGGGCATTGCGCTGGGCGTGTTCTTCGCCATGTGGTTCGTGTCTGGCGTGGTGATGATGTATGTCGGCTACCCGAAGCTCACGGAACGCGAACGTCTTGCGCAGCTTCCGGTGTTGCGTGACGTGGCCTTGAGTCCTCGGCAGGCGCTTGATGCCGCGGGCATCACAGGGCCGTTGCAGGACTTGCGGCTGGCCGTCGCCAGTGGGGGAAGGGCGGTTTATCTGGCTGTGCCGGCAGCAGTTGAGTCGTCGCGGCAGACGGCCCCGGCGGCGGATGCTGCGTCCGCCTCGGCCACGCAATCTGCTGCGGCGTCTGCGGTGGCTGCCGCACCGCCACCGCGTCGCGCACGGCCTGCCAAGACGGTCGTGATCGATGCCAACACAGGTGTCGTGCTGGGCCAGGTCACACCGACGCTGGCATTGGCCAGCGCCGCTGCATTTGCGTCAGACGGTGTATCAACAACCTACGTGGACACCATCGACGAAGATGCCTTCACCCACTCGCGTGGACTGGATGCGCATCGGCCCTTGCACCGGGTGCAGCTTGACGACGCCGCATCCACCTTGCTGTACATCTCTGGCAGCACAGGCGAAGTAGTCCGCGATGCGCCAAGAGCAGAACGCTTGTGGAACTATGCAGGGGCGTGGATTCACTGGCTCTATCCCTTCCGGGGCGGAGCCTTGAACGCCTACTGGACCGACATCGTCAACTGGCTGTCGATCGTCGGGATTGCTGTGATCCTGACCGGCACCATAGTCGGCATCATGCGGTGGCGCTTCACCCGGCGCTATAAAAGCGGGTCGCGCTCGCCATATCCAAGCGGCATGATGCGCTGGCATCACATCAGTGGTTTGCTGTTCGCGGCCATTACGCTGACGTGGATGTTCAGCGGCTTGATGTCCATGAACCCGTGGCGAATCTTCGATGCCGGTGCACCTGCCTTGAAAATGGCCGACATGAATGGCAGCCCCTTGCTGCCCAGCGCCACAGACGCCACGCCCGCCAACCTGCTGCTCGCCGCACATGGCAACGTGCGGGAACTGCGCTGGGTGCAGGTGGCAGGCCAATCGCTGGTCCTGGCGCGTCATGCAGGGGGTAAGCCTGTCGTGCTGGACGCCGGCTCCGGGCAAGCCATCAACATCGACCCCGAGCGACTGAAATCGGCCGCTGCAAAACTGGTTGCCGCACCTGTGGCCCGGGTTGAGGTGCTGACCGCCTACGACCTGTACTACTACGCACGAGTGGAAAGCGCCATGATGGGCGGCGGCTATAAACCGCTGCCGATATGGCGGGTGGTGTTCGACGACAAGGTTGGCACGTGGGTGCATCTTGACCCGCACACCGGCGCAGTGCTGGACCGCAGCGACAGCCATCGCCGCACCAGCCGCTGGCTGTTTGCCATGCTGCACAGCTGGGATTGGCTCCCTTTGCTGGAACGCAGACCCATCTGGGACGTGCTGATGGTGGTGCTCAGCCTGGGTGGCGCGGTGCTGAGTCTGACCAGCGTTGTGATTGGCTGGCGACGCCTGGGGCGCAAGCTGAAAAGCGGCCAAACTCCGCGAGATGAAAAATTTGCACGCGGGGCCAAAGCAGGGCGCGCATAA
- a CDS encoding ABC transporter ATP-binding protein, with amino-acid sequence MFKRFRPSRARHRMVLGSCIGLLSATAFAEVPDSADGPSWQLFASPYTMHWSHDDDHKPVFALGIERIDQDRSLWGASAFRNSFGQASAYVYYGRQWDHFLGQPALYAKISGGLMYGYRGKFRNKVPLNVGGVSPAIVPAIGYRVTPQSAVQLNVLGTAALMFSYNRNF; translated from the coding sequence ATGTTCAAGCGATTTCGTCCGTCACGCGCCAGGCACCGGATGGTTCTGGGTTCCTGTATCGGACTGTTGTCTGCCACCGCATTTGCCGAGGTGCCAGACTCGGCGGACGGCCCGTCGTGGCAGTTGTTCGCATCGCCTTACACCATGCACTGGAGCCACGACGACGATCACAAGCCGGTCTTTGCGTTGGGCATCGAGCGCATCGATCAGGACCGTTCCTTGTGGGGCGCGTCCGCATTCAGGAATTCTTTCGGCCAGGCTTCGGCCTATGTGTACTACGGCAGGCAGTGGGACCATTTCCTGGGCCAGCCAGCGCTGTATGCAAAGATTTCCGGTGGACTGATGTACGGCTACCGGGGCAAGTTCCGCAACAAGGTGCCGCTTAACGTGGGTGGTGTTTCGCCCGCCATCGTGCCAGCAATCGGCTACCGGGTCACGCCGCAGAGCGCAGTGCAGTTGAACGTGCTGGGCACGGCAGCGCTCATGTTTTCGTACAACCGGAATTTCTGA